The following DNA comes from Natronospira bacteriovora.
TCTGTATCTGGCGGAAGTGGACGTCATTCGGGGTGAGAAATTCTAGCCAAAGCCTGGCCTTCATCGCACGGGAGTCGCCACAACTTCTGTCAAACCGGTCAGTCTTTCTTTGCCCCGCGGTGCCGTAACTTGCCGACAACGCCGGAGGCGCTTCCCCATGCCATTAGCTGCGAAGCGTGTTGTGGAAGGCTTTCAACAGGGGTGAAAGCTTGTCCGCCGACTCGAACTGCGGCGCATGGCCCAGTTTTCCGATCATTTCCCGCCGCAAATCCGGTAGCGCCCGACGAAAGGCCGCTTCCAGACGGTGGCCGGCCACTGGATCTTCCGGGCCGGCAACCAGACGCAGGGGGCGGCGGGTTTCTCTCAATGCACGAACCCATCGTTTGCTGCGTTTCATCAGTTCCTGGTGATAGCGGGCGTGGGCAGGCAGTATCCAGCGACCTTCATTCCGTTTCAGCAATTGCCAAAGCTGCTTTACCTCCATCGGTGTAGGTCGACTGTATGGGCCGGAGAGCTCGTTTAGGTACTGCCAGAAAAGATTTCTGCTAGCGACAAACTTCAGCAACTCCCCGAACTGGCTTGCCAGCCAACGTTCAGCGCGAGGTGGTTCCGATAGTTCCGGGAAGATGGGTGCATTGATCAGGAACAGACTCAGCGGGTTGATGCGCGGATCAAGTTCTTCCGCTTCACGGCCTTCGGCACGTGCCATCAACTCAAGCCCGATCATGGCCCCCAGGCCCTGGCCCATGACATGGAAATCACGAATATCCAGCGCCTTGAGCAGATCTTCCATGCGATCACTGTGGGCAACCACTGAGTAGCGTGCATCGCCGGGCTTGTCGGAATGACCGAAGCCGAGCAGATCGGGGGCAATGACCCGAAACCCATCCAGGTGGGGCATGAGCTTGTGCCAGCTCCATGATGCACCGGGCAGGCCATGCAGACAGAGCAGCACCGGGCCATCGCCCACGTCGTGGACGTAAAGGCGCTGCCCCCCGAGATCAATGAGCTGCTGTGGCTGGTACCACTGTGATGGTTTCATGAAAATCTCAGGGATAGAGCCGCTCGGTCAGCCACTGCTGGCCCTGGCGACGGTAAACGATGCGGTCATGCAGGCGGTGAGCACCATCGTCCCAGAACTCGATCTCGTGTGGAACGACCCGAAAGCCACCCCAGTGCAACGGACGGGTGATGGGGCCGTCACCAAACTCCTTCTCCAGTTCCGCCACTCGCTGGCTCAGGGTATCCCGGCTGTCCAGGGGGCGGCTCTGCTGGGAGGCCCAGGCGCCGATCTGGCTGCCTCGCGGGCGGCTGGCAAAATAGGCGTCCGATTCCTGTTCCGGCAGTTTCTCCACCGGCCCCTGAACACGAATCTGGCGGCGCAGCTTGTCCCACCAGAAGAGCAGGGAAGCCCAGGGGTTCTCCAGTAGTTCACGGCCCTTGCGGCTGTTGTAGTTGGTGAAGAAGGTAAAGCCGCGTCGATCCCAGTATTTCAGCAGAACGATGCGGTTTGACGGTCGACCCTCGGCGTCCGCCGTGGCCAGGCTCATGCCGGTGGGCTCATTCATGCCGGAGCGGGCCTGAGCGTCGTCCCACCAGATGCGGAACTGCTCGAAGGGGTCGTTGGCGGCGCTGTCTTCGTGAATGCCTGTCTGACTCATCGTGGCTCCCGTGATCGAAGGGTAAGACCTGCATGATGGCCTCGAGAGCGTAATTCTACCTTGATTGACGTCAGCTTTGGCAGCGACGCTCGCTCGGTGCTGCCGGCTTTGGCAGCGCCGTGGCAATCAGTGAGGACAGCAAAATGAAGGCGAGTGCTGCCAGCAGACAGCCACTCAGGCCATGGAACTGGTACACCAGCCCCGACAACAGGGTACCCACCAGGCGGCCGGCGGCATTGGCCATGTAGTAGAAACCCACGTCCAGCGAGACGCCGTCGCCCCGGGCGTATTCCAGGATCAGCCAGGAGTGCAGGGAGGAGTTGATGGCGAACAGGAAGCCGAACAGGCCAAGCCCGATGATCAGGGTTGCCGCCGGCGAGAAACCCGCATCAAGGGCGACCACCATCAGGGCGAGGGACAGGGCCAGTGCAATGGCCCAGGCAATGGCGGCGCGTCGTCCGCCGTGGGCGGAGTCCCGGCCCTGCAGGCGGGCGAAGCGTGGTGCCAGTGACTGCACCACACCGTAGCCGATCACCCAGAGCGCCATGAAGGTCCCCACCTGCACGTGGCTCCAGCCCAGTACGCCCTGCAGGAAAACCGGCAGGGCCACCACGAACCAGATATCCCGCGCGCCGAAAAGGAAGAAGCGGGCAGCCGACAGATAGTTGACGGCGCGGCTCTTGGAGAGAATCTGCCGGAAGGGCGTCTTGCCACTGGCCTGGCCCATGCCGCGCCGCAGCAGGATCAGGCTGAGCAGGAAGAACACGGCAATCCAGACCGCCATGGCCAGCACGCCGACCTGAAAGCCGATGGTGCCCAACAGGGCGCTGCCCACGAAGAACCCCACCCCCTTGAGCGCGTTCTTGGATCCGGTCAGGGCGGCCACCCACTTGAACAGTCGGCCGCTTTCTCCGGCCGGCACCAGCAGCTTTACGCTGCTCTTGGCGCTCATCTTGTTGAGGTCCTTGGCGATCCCCGACAGTGCCTGGGCCAGCATCACGTAGATCACGCCCAGCCAGGCCTCCGGCACGGTGAGCATCAGCAGCGCCACCACCTGCAGGAACATCCCCGCAAACAGCGTCCGATGGAGACCGAAGCGTGCCCCGATCCAGCCCCCCAGCAGATTCGTGATTACACCGAACAGTTCGTAGAGCACGAACAGCATGGCCACTTCGAAGGGCGAGTAACCCAGCTGGTAGAAATACAGCAGCACCAGCATGCGAAGCGCACCATCGGTGATGGTGAAGGACCAGTAGGCCATGGTGACCACCATGTACTGGCGGATGGCTTCCGGAAGTTGTCTTACACGCTCCATCATCCCTTCAATCTTCCATCCACAGTCATGATTGTCGCCGGTGGTCAACGCTCAATGAGTGAAAGTCAGGAAGTCCTGATGCGATCCACCAGATCAAGCATCCGGCAGACATAGCCCGTCTCATTGTCATACCAGGCCACCACCTTCAATTGAGTGCCATCCACCACCATGGTCGACAGGCCATCCACGATGGATGACCGGGTATCCCCGCGATAATCGCTGGAGACCAGTGGCCGATCTTCGTAGCCCAGCACGCCATTCAGCTCACCCTCGGCAGCGGCCTTCAGTGCCGCATTGACTTCCTCCTCGCTGACGGCCCGCTCCAGCTCGAACACGGCGTCGGTCAGTGAGGCATTGAGTATGGGGACCCGCACGGCCATGCCGTTCAGGCGGCCTTCCAGTTCGGGGAAAATCACCGTGATGGCTTTGGCGGAACCGGTCGTGGTCGGTATCAGGTTCTCGCCGGTGGCCCGGGCACGACGAAAATCCCGGTGGGCGGAATCGATGACGCGCTGGGTATTGGTTGCATCATGAATGGTGGTGATGGCGCCATGACGGATCCCGAATGCCTCGTGGACAACCTTGACCACGGGGGCAAGGCAGTTGGTGGTACAGGAAGCGGCAGAGACCACCCGGTCCCGGCTGGGGTCGAAGTCGCTGTCATTGACGCCGACAACCACATTGGGTGCACCACCCTTGACCGGGGCCGATACCACGCAGTGGGCACTGAGCTGCTGCCAGGGGCCAAGGGCTTCGGCATCACGGTAGCGGCCCGAGCATTCCAGGGCGATGTCCGCCGAAGCGAAGCGGGCCAGCTCCGTCAGTGAGGCGGCCTGGCTGAAGGCAATTCGCTGCTTCCCGATGATGAGGTGGTCACCATCACTGTCGACCGCATGATGCCAGCGACCATGAATGGAATCGAAGGCCAACAGGTGGGCGGCCAGGTCGGCATCCATGTTCGGGTCGTTGATGCGGATGAAGTTCATGCCCGGGCGGTCGAAGCCGTGGCGAAGCGCCAGGCGGCCCATGCGGCCGAAGCCATTGATGATGATGGAGCTCACGGTGTCGTCCTGTGCTTGGGTGCGGGGTCGTTCATTGGGGTTCATGATTCTGCCGAAGACGGGTGATCAGCCCTTCCGGGCAGGCCGCGGGGTTGCCCTCGCAGCAGTCCTCGAAGAGATAGGCCATGAGCGCATTCATGGTGACCAGGCGGGCCTGGTACAGGCGGCTGCGCCCCTGGCGGCGATGCTGGATCAGGCCTGCCCGTTCCAGGGTCGCCAGATGAAAGCTGAGCGTGGCCGGTGCCAGCCCGAGTGCATCGCCGATCTCACCGGCCGAGGCGGGGTTGGGGTGGCGTCTGACCAGCCAGCGGAACAGGGTGAGGCGGCTGTCCTGGGCGAGGGCCGACAGGGCATTGATGGCATCGTTCTTTTCCATGCTTCCAATATTATCGAAATATATTCATGGCTTCCATCGCATTCTCCGCCCGGGCCGACGTCACGGTTCGCTGTTGAAAAAGGCCGGTGCCTCTGGGTACCATTTTTTTTCTGGGGAATCATTGACCAAAACAAGGGGGGATAATGTCCGAACTCGCGCCTGGTGCCGCCAGCCGGCGGCTGACTGTTTGCCTCGTTTTCGTTGCTGTCCTGTTTACGGCCTGCGCCAGCGGCCCCGACTATTTCGAGGGCCCGGCGGCACCCAGCTACGAGAACACGCCGTCCAGTGCCCAGCTTCAGCGTGCCCAGGAGGCCTACCGTGCCGGTCGTTATGCCACGGCGCTGGAGTACTACAAGCTGGCCGCCTACTGGGCGGACAAGTTCGCCCAGTACAACGTCGCTGTGATGTACCTCCAGGGAAAGGGCATGGAACGTGATCTGGCGCGTGGCTGGGCCTGGCTGGAACTGTCAGCCGAGCGTGGCTATCCACAGATGGCCGGCCCCGCCGGCGACATCTATCCACTGCTCGACGAGGAAATTCGGCAGGAGGCGAGGCAGATACTGGGAGAAGAGCTGTTACCGGAATACGGCGACGAGGTGGCCATCGAACGAACGGCAAGGCGCATGGACCGCAATCGCCGCGTGGCCACGGGTAGCAACACTGGTTCAACGGCCGGTCTTGGACGGTTGACCGTCATTGACGGTCGCGGTGTTCACAGTGGTACCCAGTATTACGATGACAGCCGCTGGGATTTTGAACAGATCGTGGAGGCGGAAACGCGTTTCATGTTCAACTGGGCCCGCGGCACCATCGGCCTCGGCGAGATGGAACTTCATGATGACGAGCCCGAAGGCGAGGGCGAGCAACGATAGCCCTCGCCGTCGGTGGTGCCTCAGGGCATATCTTCCTGCAGTCGCGCCTCGAGCCGGGCTCGGAACTCACGAATGCGTTCCGCATTGGCGCCCACGTCCGAACGACCCACCCGGGATTTGGAGCGAATGTCCAGTTCACTGCCCCGGGTGGTTTCCCGGATGCGGATGACCACATCGTCCTTGAAGCCGAACCAGCGGGTAGTGGCCGTCGCCTCGATCCGGCCTTCGGGGGCGTCCACGTCCACCAGTATCCAGCGCATGGACTGCGCCACATGGACGGCGGCTTCCACGGCCGTGTTCCTGTCCACATTCAGGATCATTGTCTCCAGGTCAGGGTAGGCCTCCCGTTGCTGCCGGGCCGTTTCCTCACCGGCGTACGCCACCGGATTGGGGGCATCCGCCCGCAATGGTGCGATGGCCTCGAAGGCCGGAGGCTCCTCGGTGTCGGTGCTGATATCGTGAATGGGCGGGACGGAGCGGGCTTTCTGCAGCCAGCTGTAGGGAAGCCCCACGCTGATGGCGCCAATCAGCAATGCAATCAGGGCCACCGCCAGACTCTGATGTGCCCGACCCAGCCAGAGGCAGAGTCCGGCCACGGGCAGGGCAAGCAGTGCCACCAGCAGGCCGGTCCACGCGCCGTACCGGAACAGGCCGAAGGCGCTGGACAGCTCCAGCAGTCCACTGCGATACGCAGGCCCGGCAAGGGCAAGCAGAGCCAGAGCCACGATGGCAGCGGCCAGCAGCAGCCAGGCAGCCACGGGTAGCCATTGACGAACACGGTCGGTGGAAACCCGAAGCATGGCCATTCTCCTCGCAGGATGATCCCTTCTCAGCCGTTGATGATAGCAGGCCTTTCAGCGCTGTTATCGCTGAGCGCGCCGCCGCAGCTGGAGCCCTGCCCGGCGGTACAGCCGTAACAGTGTCCGGAGACCCGGATCGGATGGCCTTCAAGGTTCCTGTCCAGGAGGTCGGCCAGGTGAACGCGCTCGCCGCCCAGGCCCAGTTCCAGCATCTGGTTGAAGTCGCAGTCGTAGACAAAGCCTTGCCAGTCCACGCTGATCAGGTCACGGCACATGACGCCAGCCAGATTTTCGGGGCGGTGCGACTGGCGCAGGGTGTCCATGTAGTCATCGAACTGTCCGGTGGACAGCAGCAGGCTGCCCCAGCGCTTGATGGGCATGTTGGCCAGCGCGAACAGACGGTTGAAGCGAAGACCGAATTCATGCTCCAGAAACGCCCGGTAGTCCTGCTCCAGCTGAGACTGTTCAGGCGGCAGGTGCGCCCCCACCGGGTTGTACACCAGATCCAGTTCCAGCCCGGAATCCGGATCACCGTAACCCAGCTCATTCAGCTTCTGCAGGCCGCGAATGCTTTTGTCAAAGCTGCCCTTTCCGCGCTGTTTTTCCACATTGTCGGACTGATAGCAGGGCAGGGAGGCCACCACCTGAACCCGATGCTCCGCGAGAAAGCCGGGAATCCAGTCAAAGCCGGCTTCCTCGATGATGGTGGGGTTGCAGCGATCCATGAGGTGAACGCCCAGCTCATGGGCGGCCTGGAACAACCGGCGGAAATGCGGGTTCATTTCCGGGGACCCCCCGGTCACGTCCAGGGTGCGGATCTTCTGCCGCTCCATGAATGCCAGTGCGGTTTCCATGGTGCCCCAGTCCATGAGTTCGGTACGATTGGGGCCGGCGGCCACATGACAATGAACGCAGGACAGGTTGCAGAGGTAGCCCAGGTTCATCTGCAGCGTGTCCAGCCGGGCACGCCGGAGACCGGGGAAGGGGATCTTTTCCAGCTTGGGCAATGTATCGCGCATGCGGAGCCTGCTTCGCTTGGGTGATGTCTGGAATGTAACAGCTCGCCAGGGTGGGCGTCTTCCCACTCAAGGCCCCTCCGATTTGAATCCGAGGGGCCATGAGTGGGACGGTGGATCTCGGCCACTGTTACAGCCCTCTGGGCAAAATCAAGGGAACCTCGGGTTCCTGAGAACACCAAGGAGTGTTGAGTGATCAAGCGCATCCTGCTGATCGCGGTCGTGATCTCACTGATCGCCGCTTTTTTCCTCTCGGGTCTGGATCGTTATCTGGATTTCGAGTTCCTCCAGGCCCAGCGGGAGGCGCTCCAGCGGCTCATTGTCGAGCAGCCGCTGCTGACCATGGGGGGGTATTTTCTCCTCTACGTGCTGGTGACGGCCCTGTCCATTCCGGGCGCGGCCGTCATGACCCTGGCCGGTGGTTTCATCTTCGGCCTGCTCTGGGGAACCCTGCTGGTTTCGGTGGCCTCCACCCTCGGTGCAACCGCGGCTTTCCTGATCGCCCGTTTTCTCTTCCGTGACAGCGTCCAGCAGCGTTACGGGGACCGCCTTCGGGCCGTCAATCGTGGCATCGAGCGGGAAGGGGCCTTCTACCTCTTTGCCCTGCGCCTGGTGCCGGTCTTTCCCTTCTTCGTCATCAACATCGCCATGGGTCTGACCCCCATACGGACCCTGACCTTTCTGCTGGTCAGCTGGGCGGGCATGTTGCCGGCCACCATCGTCTACGTGAATGCCGGCACCCAGCTGGCCCGTATTGACGGGCCGGGAGACGTGTTGTCGCCGGCCCTGATCGCTTCTTTCGTCCTGTTGGGTCTTTTCCCCCTGGTCGCCCGTCGCCTGCTGGCCATTTTCAAGCGTCGCAAGGCCCTGCGGGGCTGGAAGAAACCGAAGCGCTTCGATCGCAATCTGATTGTCATCGGCGCCGGCTCCGGTGGTCTGGTCGCCGCCCTGATTGCCGCCGCGGTACGCGCCAGGGTCAGCCTGATCGAGCGCGACCGCATGGGCGGTGACTGCCTCAATACCGGCTGTGTGCCGTCCAAGGCCTTGATACGTTCGGCGACGTTCAAGGCCGCCGTGGAACATTCCGGGAAGCTCGGTTTTCCCGAAGCCAGCGCACCCGTTGATTTCCCGGCCGTGATGGAACGGGTGCAGCGGGTCATTCGCACCATTGAGCCGCATGATTCGGTGGAACGATTCGAATCCCTCGGGGTGGATTGTATCCAGGGGGAGGCGAAGATTGTTTCACCCTGGGAAGTGGCGGTGAACGGCCGGCATCTGAGCAGCCGGCATATCATCATCGCCACGGGTTCGTCCCCGCTGATTCCCCCCATCCCCGGCCTGAAGGATGTGGATTACCTGACCAGTGACACGCTCTGGTCCCTGCGGGAGCAGCCCCGTCGGCTGGTGGTGCTGGGGGGCGGGCCCATCGGCTGTGAGCTGTCGCAGGCCTTCGCCCGGCTGGGCTCGCAGGTCACTCAGGTGGAAATGGCGTCGCACCTACTGGGGCGGGAAGACGCGGATGTGGCCGACTACACTCGCCGAATCCTGGAACGGGACGGTGTCGATGTCCGCCTTGGCCACAAGGCAGTGAAGTGCGAGCAGCGTCCCGAGGGCGGCTTTGGGCTGATCACGGAAGTGGATGGCGAGGAAGTGACCATTGAGGGGGACCGGCTGCTGGTGGCCGTGGGGCGCAAACCGGTCACCGAGGGCCTGGGTCTGGAAGAACTGGGTGTGCGTCTCAACGCCAACGGCACCATCGAGACCGATGAGTTCCTGCGCAGCTCGATCCCGACCATCCACGCCTGTGGTGACGTGGCCGGCCCTTTTCAGTTCACCCATGCCGCCTCCCATCAGGCCTGGCATGCGGCGGTCAATGCCCTGTTTGGCTGGGCAAGGCGATTCCGGGTGGACTATCGTTTCCTGCCCTGGGTGACCTTTACCGATCCGCAGGTCGCCCGCCTGGGGCTGAATGAACACAATGCCCGTGAGCAGGGCGTGGCCCACGAAGTGACCCGTTACGATTTCGAAGGCCTTGATCGTGCCATCGTCGACGAATCCGCCGAAGGCTTCATCAAGGTTCTGACACCGCCAGGAAAGGATCGCATTCTGGGCGTGACCATTGTCGGTCCACAGGCGGGGGAGCTGATCAGCCAGTTCACGCTGGCCATGAAAAACGGGATCGGGCTCAACAGGCTGTTGTCGACGATCTACCCCTACCCCACGTTCAGTGAGGCCAACAAGTTTGCGGCGGGCAACTGGAAGAAGGCCCATGCCCCCGAGGGTGTGCTGCGCTGGCTGGAGCGCCTTCACGCCTGGCGGCGATAGGCGCCTCCGGCGACAGCCGGTGGCTTACCAGCGTACCCGTGCACCGAGGCGCCACTGGCGGCTTTCTTCGCGATAGTCGTAACTGCCACTCAAGGCAACCCTATCAGACAGATCAAAAACGCCCTGCACCCGCATGCTCCATTCATGGTCGTCCGGGTCGAGGCGGTGGCGACCGTCCAGCCGCGGGCCGCCACCCAGCTCGAAGCGTGGGCTGATGCGGGTCCGGATGCCGACGGCGAACACCACCGAACGGACAGTGGCTTCCTGTCGAAGATGGCTGAAGCTGGGGCCCGCTTCAACATAAGCCATGCCACGGTCGGTGATCATCTGACCGGCGCCAAAGAGCAGGGCGTTGTATTCCAGGCCGAGACGGCTGTCGTCATCAAATTCTTCGCTGGAGAGGCTTTCCCGTTCCAGGGCCACCCAGCTGTGTTCCGCAATCGACAGGTTGAGGCGCCCGGCCAGGCCGGTGAGGGTCGTGCCCTGGAGGGCCGTATCCCGGTCGGGGTTCAGGCGCGTATAGGAAAGCGACAGATAGTCATGACCGAAGCCCGGTTCCGCGTGCGCCGACGGTGGAGCGAGGACGGACAGGGCAAGGACAAGAAGGCCGAATTGCAGCTGGCGCATGACACCATCTCCCCGGGGAACCGCTTTTCAAGGGTTCCTGATACTGAAAAACACTCCCCGCTCAAGGCGGGGAGTCGGAAAAGCAGTCAAGCCCCGATCAACCGGGCACATTCACGGAACCTCTGCAGGTTCCTTGGATCGTTTTCCCTGGAGTATGCCTCATTCTTCCTCGTCGAAGCCGTAATGCTTCAGCTCATCCTGGAGGCGGCGGGCCTCCATGTATTCCTCGACGGAGCGCCATTGACTCTTTCGCTGGCTGTTGCGGGCGGCGGGGGGGCGGTTGGCCGGTTCCGTTGCCGCGAACAGCTTTTCCAGGTCACCGGCCTCGTCCAGATCCAGTTCATCGTCAAAGTCATGCTCTTCCAGCGATTTCTTCTTTCCGGCCATCGTTTGCTCGTCCTCCATGCCAGGCACGCTTGCAGGCTGACGGGGTCAATGGTGCCCCCATTTTTCAGCGCAGCCTTTTATAGGGATTTTGACCGTGAAAAGAAAGCCCTTTCTGCAAAAAAACTTCGCCGGGAACCGTGAAACTGCCGATCAATCCACCCGCGTACCCGGAGCCTCTTGCATCAGGCCGTGCTCGTCCAGGGGCGGGTAGGGGAGTCGCTTGTCCCGGCAGTATCGGGCAATGCGCGGATAGGCCCACTCGAACAACAGCTGTCGGTAGCGTTCCGGCGGCAGGCGGCAATGCTCATACAGGCCGGCCGCCAGTCGCTGCCGTTGCGCTTCGTAGAGGATCAGGGCCGCGGCTACCGAGACATTGAGCGAAGCCACCATGCCCAGCATGGG
Coding sequences within:
- the pdxH gene encoding pyridoxamine 5'-phosphate oxidase yields the protein MSQTGIHEDSAANDPFEQFRIWWDDAQARSGMNEPTGMSLATADAEGRPSNRIVLLKYWDRRGFTFFTNYNSRKGRELLENPWASLLFWWDKLRRQIRVQGPVEKLPEQESDAYFASRPRGSQIGAWASQQSRPLDSRDTLSQRVAELEKEFGDGPITRPLHWGGFRVVPHEIEFWDDGAHRLHDRIVYRRQGQQWLTERLYP
- a CDS encoding ArsR/SmtB family transcription factor, yielding MEKNDAINALSALAQDSRLTLFRWLVRRHPNPASAGEIGDALGLAPATLSFHLATLERAGLIQHRRQGRSRLYQARLVTMNALMAYLFEDCCEGNPAACPEGLITRLRQNHEPQ
- the arsJ gene encoding organoarsenical effux MFS transporter ArsJ, whose protein sequence is MERVRQLPEAIRQYMVVTMAYWSFTITDGALRMLVLLYFYQLGYSPFEVAMLFVLYELFGVITNLLGGWIGARFGLHRTLFAGMFLQVVALLMLTVPEAWLGVIYVMLAQALSGIAKDLNKMSAKSSVKLLVPAGESGRLFKWVAALTGSKNALKGVGFFVGSALLGTIGFQVGVLAMAVWIAVFFLLSLILLRRGMGQASGKTPFRQILSKSRAVNYLSAARFFLFGARDIWFVVALPVFLQGVLGWSHVQVGTFMALWVIGYGVVQSLAPRFARLQGRDSAHGGRRAAIAWAIALALSLALMVVALDAGFSPAATLIIGLGLFGFLFAINSSLHSWLILEYARGDGVSLDVGFYYMANAAGRLVGTLLSGLVYQFHGLSGCLLAALAFILLSSLIATALPKPAAPSERRCQS
- the arsS gene encoding arsenosugar biosynthesis radical SAM (seleno)protein ArsS (Some members of this family are selenoproteins.); translation: MRDTLPKLEKIPFPGLRRARLDTLQMNLGYLCNLSCVHCHVAAGPNRTELMDWGTMETALAFMERQKIRTLDVTGGSPEMNPHFRRLFQAAHELGVHLMDRCNPTIIEEAGFDWIPGFLAEHRVQVVASLPCYQSDNVEKQRGKGSFDKSIRGLQKLNELGYGDPDSGLELDLVYNPVGAHLPPEQSQLEQDYRAFLEHEFGLRFNRLFALANMPIKRWGSLLLSTGQFDDYMDTLRQSHRPENLAGVMCRDLISVDWQGFVYDCDFNQMLELGLGGERVHLADLLDRNLEGHPIRVSGHCYGCTAGQGSSCGGALSDNSAERPAIING
- a CDS encoding ArsJ-associated glyceraldehyde-3-phosphate dehydrogenase produces the protein MNPNERPRTQAQDDTVSSIIINGFGRMGRLALRHGFDRPGMNFIRINDPNMDADLAAHLLAFDSIHGRWHHAVDSDGDHLIIGKQRIAFSQAASLTELARFASADIALECSGRYRDAEALGPWQQLSAHCVVSAPVKGGAPNVVVGVNDSDFDPSRDRVVSAASCTTNCLAPVVKVVHEAFGIRHGAITTIHDATNTQRVIDSAHRDFRRARATGENLIPTTTGSAKAITVIFPELEGRLNGMAVRVPILNASLTDAVFELERAVSEEEVNAALKAAAEGELNGVLGYEDRPLVSSDYRGDTRSSIVDGLSTMVVDGTQLKVVAWYDNETGYVCRMLDLVDRIRTS
- a CDS encoding FAD-dependent oxidoreductase; its protein translation is MIKRILLIAVVISLIAAFFLSGLDRYLDFEFLQAQREALQRLIVEQPLLTMGGYFLLYVLVTALSIPGAAVMTLAGGFIFGLLWGTLLVSVASTLGATAAFLIARFLFRDSVQQRYGDRLRAVNRGIEREGAFYLFALRLVPVFPFFVINIAMGLTPIRTLTFLLVSWAGMLPATIVYVNAGTQLARIDGPGDVLSPALIASFVLLGLFPLVARRLLAIFKRRKALRGWKKPKRFDRNLIVIGAGSGGLVAALIAAAVRARVSLIERDRMGGDCLNTGCVPSKALIRSATFKAAVEHSGKLGFPEASAPVDFPAVMERVQRVIRTIEPHDSVERFESLGVDCIQGEAKIVSPWEVAVNGRHLSSRHIIIATGSSPLIPPIPGLKDVDYLTSDTLWSLREQPRRLVVLGGGPIGCELSQAFARLGSQVTQVEMASHLLGREDADVADYTRRILERDGVDVRLGHKAVKCEQRPEGGFGLITEVDGEEVTIEGDRLLVAVGRKPVTEGLGLEELGVRLNANGTIETDEFLRSSIPTIHACGDVAGPFQFTHAASHQAWHAAVNALFGWARRFRVDYRFLPWVTFTDPQVARLGLNEHNAREQGVAHEVTRYDFEGLDRAIVDESAEGFIKVLTPPGKDRILGVTIVGPQAGELISQFTLAMKNGIGLNRLLSTIYPYPTFSEANKFAAGNWKKAHAPEGVLRWLERLHAWRR
- a CDS encoding alpha/beta fold hydrolase, translating into MKPSQWYQPQQLIDLGGQRLYVHDVGDGPVLLCLHGLPGASWSWHKLMPHLDGFRVIAPDLLGFGHSDKPGDARYSVVAHSDRMEDLLKALDIRDFHVMGQGLGAMIGLELMARAEGREAEELDPRINPLSLFLINAPIFPELSEPPRAERWLASQFGELLKFVASRNLFWQYLNELSGPYSRPTPMEVKQLWQLLKRNEGRWILPAHARYHQELMKRSKRWVRALRETRRPLRLVAGPEDPVAGHRLEAAFRRALPDLRREMIGKLGHAPQFESADKLSPLLKAFHNTLRS
- a CDS encoding DUF1499 domain-containing protein, which codes for MLRVSTDRVRQWLPVAAWLLLAAAIVALALLALAGPAYRSGLLELSSAFGLFRYGAWTGLLVALLALPVAGLCLWLGRAHQSLAVALIALLIGAISVGLPYSWLQKARSVPPIHDISTDTEEPPAFEAIAPLRADAPNPVAYAGEETARQQREAYPDLETMILNVDRNTAVEAAVHVAQSMRWILVDVDAPEGRIEATATTRWFGFKDDVVIRIRETTRGSELDIRSKSRVGRSDVGANAERIREFRARLEARLQEDMP